Proteins found in one Neochlamydia sp. AcF84 genomic segment:
- the rfbC gene encoding dTDP-4-dehydrorhamnose 3,5-epimerase, whose protein sequence is MQVLGTSIPEVKIIEPQVFGDARGFFFESFNLTMFREKAHIHDVFVQDNHSHSPKHVLRGLHYQIHQPQGKLVRVVSGEVYDVAVDLRKHSPTFGQWVGLILSAQNKRMLWIPKGFAHGFLVLSEQADFLYKTSDFYDPSSERTIIWNDPDLAIEWPLQGALPILSAKDQQGNLFKDAEVFL, encoded by the coding sequence ATGCAAGTCCTTGGAACATCTATACCTGAAGTCAAAATTATAGAACCCCAGGTTTTCGGGGATGCCCGCGGCTTTTTTTTTGAAAGTTTTAATTTAACGATGTTTCGCGAAAAAGCTCATATTCATGATGTTTTTGTCCAAGACAATCACTCCCATTCTCCTAAACATGTCTTACGGGGGCTCCACTATCAGATTCATCAGCCCCAAGGAAAGCTTGTTCGGGTCGTTAGCGGTGAAGTTTATGATGTAGCTGTAGACTTACGCAAACATTCGCCTACTTTCGGCCAGTGGGTAGGATTAATATTATCCGCGCAGAATAAACGAATGTTATGGATTCCTAAAGGCTTTGCCCATGGTTTTCTAGTGTTGTCAGAACAGGCCGACTTTCTATATAAAACATCTGATTTTTATGATCCTTCATCGGAGCGTACAATTATTTGGAATGATCCAGATTTAGCCATCGAGTGGCCCCTTCAGGGAGCTTTACCTATTCTTTCGGCTAAAGATCAACAGGGAAATTTATTCAAAGATGCCGAGGTATTCCTATGA
- the rfbD gene encoding dTDP-4-dehydrorhamnose reductase produces the protein MKKILILGKRGQVGWELCRTLSPLGQLITYDREALNLASPLSIRELLNGLKPHMIVNAAAYTAVDKAEVEQEACMAINARAPQILAEEAKKLNALLIHYSSDYVFDGCSPSPSAEDTVPNPQNFYGYSKLEGDRAIQASGCAHVILRTSWVYGNRGHNFLLTMLRLGLEKDTLKIVGDQIGAPTWSRLIAEATAQVIARYEGQDGIYNLTCRGKTSWFGFAKAIFDWQSLKKGVKVPTLVNIPSSAYPVAAQRPHNSLLSHEKTEKTFSIQLPDWNETLQMCLEEA, from the coding sequence ATGAAAAAAATTCTTATCCTAGGCAAGCGAGGGCAAGTAGGCTGGGAGCTCTGTCGCACTCTTTCACCTCTGGGGCAGCTTATTACTTATGACCGGGAAGCCTTAAACCTTGCTTCTCCTCTCTCTATTCGCGAGCTTCTAAACGGATTAAAGCCCCATATGATCGTTAATGCAGCAGCCTATACAGCGGTTGACAAAGCTGAAGTTGAGCAGGAAGCTTGTATGGCCATCAATGCACGGGCTCCTCAAATTCTTGCTGAAGAGGCTAAAAAGCTTAATGCGCTTCTCATTCACTATTCCAGTGATTATGTCTTTGATGGATGCTCGCCCAGTCCTTCTGCTGAAGATACTGTTCCTAATCCTCAAAATTTTTACGGCTACTCTAAACTTGAAGGAGATCGTGCTATTCAGGCCTCAGGCTGCGCTCATGTAATCTTACGTACTAGCTGGGTTTATGGAAATCGAGGCCACAATTTTTTGCTAACTATGCTAAGATTAGGGCTAGAGAAAGATACATTAAAGATTGTAGGCGACCAAATCGGTGCTCCTACCTGGAGCCGTTTAATTGCAGAGGCTACAGCGCAAGTGATAGCCCGTTATGAAGGACAGGATGGCATTTACAATCTTACCTGCCGCGGCAAAACCTCTTGGTTCGGCTTTGCTAAAGCTATCTTTGACTGGCAAAGTCTTAAAAAAGGAGTAAAGGTGCCTACACTTGTAAATATTCCCTCATCAGCCTATCCAGTCGCTGCCCAACGCCCTCATAATTCTTTACTAAGTCACGAGAAAACAGAAAAAACATTTAGTATTCAACTCCCCGATTGGAATGAAACGCTGCAGATGTGCCTCGAGGAGGCATAA
- the obgE gene encoding GTPase ObgE, whose translation MFVDRVTIDLAAGKGGNGVIAWRREKYIPKGGPCGGNGGKGGSLILQADAQVFSLEWFRNRRILKAENGREGGPNCQQGRNGKDLVLKVPCGTLVKNVHTGEILHDFTQDGEKWEICKGGRGGRGNDSFKSPTNRAPNTRTEGTEGQACSVELELKLIADVGLVGFPNAGKSTLFSSLASVKVKIAPYPFTTLRPNLGFITYKEHQRIFIADIPGIIQGAHCNRGLGFEFLRHIERTKLLLFVLDASGIDGRDPSADFEVLRHEIQAYNPEMLERPYLIVLNKIDTEEASQHIKVFLKNKFAAKEKIFQISAMLGNGLPELREAIRLNIQPLA comes from the coding sequence ATGTTTGTTGATCGTGTGACTATAGATCTAGCTGCCGGTAAAGGCGGAAATGGTGTTATTGCTTGGCGGCGGGAAAAGTATATCCCTAAGGGAGGGCCCTGCGGTGGCAATGGAGGTAAGGGCGGTTCGCTTATCCTTCAAGCCGATGCCCAAGTTTTTTCCTTGGAGTGGTTTCGCAATCGCCGCATTTTAAAAGCAGAAAATGGCCGTGAAGGAGGTCCCAATTGCCAGCAAGGACGCAATGGCAAAGACCTTGTTCTGAAAGTTCCTTGTGGCACGTTGGTAAAAAATGTTCATACGGGTGAAATTCTTCATGACTTTACCCAGGATGGAGAGAAGTGGGAAATTTGTAAAGGCGGCCGGGGTGGGCGCGGTAATGATAGCTTTAAGTCTCCTACCAATCGAGCACCCAATACACGCACCGAAGGCACCGAAGGTCAAGCCTGTAGCGTAGAATTAGAGCTAAAATTAATTGCTGACGTAGGATTGGTAGGCTTTCCTAATGCTGGAAAATCCACACTGTTTTCCTCTTTGGCTTCTGTCAAAGTAAAAATAGCTCCCTATCCTTTTACTACCTTACGACCTAACCTGGGTTTTATTACTTATAAAGAGCATCAACGCATTTTTATTGCTGATATTCCCGGGATTATCCAAGGCGCTCATTGCAACCGAGGATTAGGCTTTGAATTTTTAAGACACATCGAACGTACAAAACTTTTATTATTTGTCTTAGATGCTTCAGGGATCGATGGACGAGATCCCAGCGCGGACTTTGAAGTATTACGTCATGAAATTCAGGCTTATAATCCTGAAATGCTCGAACGTCCTTATCTTATCGTGTTAAATAAAATAGATACCGAAGAAGCTTCTCAGCATATTAAAGTCTTTTTAAAGAATAAGTTTGCTGCTAAGGAGAAGATTTTTCAAATTTCAGCTATGCTGGGTAATGGCTTGCCCGAATTACGTGAAGCTATTCGTTTAAATATTCAACCGTTAGCGTAA
- the rpmA gene encoding 50S ribosomal protein L27, whose amino-acid sequence MAHKKGQGSTRNGRDSHSKRLGIKVGMGEIVKTGSVLVRQRGTKWHPGKNVGRGSDDTLFALADGSVSFRKSDRTYVSIEAGA is encoded by the coding sequence ATGGCACATAAGAAAGGACAGGGTTCAACCCGTAACGGACGCGACTCTCACTCAAAGCGTCTTGGAATAAAAGTAGGGATGGGTGAAATCGTCAAGACAGGTAGTGTCTTGGTTAGACAAAGGGGCACTAAATGGCACCCCGGTAAAAATGTAGGCCGTGGTAGCGATGATACGCTTTTTGCTCTTGCTGATGGAAGCGTTTCTTTTCGTAAATCCGATCGCACTTACGTCTCTATCGAAGCTGGAGCCTAA
- the rplU gene encoding 50S ribosomal protein L21: MSSNKSYAIIKTGGKQYRVAKDDIIQVEMLDAEPGEKVEFAEVLFVGEENSSHVSAQALEGFKVMGELLDIVAGPKVVSLKYKPSHNNYRKFGHRQHYARVKITEIAKA; this comes from the coding sequence ATGAGTTCCAACAAATCATACGCGATTATCAAAACTGGCGGAAAGCAGTATCGTGTAGCTAAAGATGACATCATCCAAGTAGAAATGCTTGACGCAGAGCCAGGAGAAAAAGTTGAATTTGCTGAAGTGCTTTTTGTCGGTGAAGAAAACTCTTCCCATGTTAGCGCCCAAGCTTTAGAAGGCTTCAAAGTTATGGGTGAGCTGCTAGATATTGTAGCTGGTCCTAAGGTTGTAAGCTTAAAATACAAACCGAGTCATAATAATTACAGGAAGTTTGGCCACCGCCAACATTATGCACGTGTAAAAATTACTGAGATTGCCAAAGCATAA